In Quercus robur chromosome 11, dhQueRobu3.1, whole genome shotgun sequence, the following proteins share a genomic window:
- the LOC126705564 gene encoding uncharacterized protein LOC126705564 isoform X7 yields MAPSFAQASSTPKLTNEYEVFVSFRGADSRTGFTSHLFAALDRKTINAYKDDINLPRGEKIGPELLKAIETSRIAVVVFSKKYATSGWCLDELVKIMECKRVFNQRVLPIFYHVSQPEVVEQKGNFAELPNGAEDKRNSWRAALTEAASLAGLHLEPNRPESEFIEEIVEKILKILKEESSTSPSLRQNDAPGQHSSATIPHNDASSGLDLENYSWTQTLEEVTLNVTGTKSSSVVREIKKSHLKLGLKGQPPIIDWELFRPVKPDDCSWRIEDQSAISTLLTQHKMEWRKSIVKGDPEIDTQKVEPESSKLSDPDPETRQTVEKVMDNSGLYKNLLQELVRKEGFPLPVYDANRSGEGHEAIFVSTVEIREVFKGHEARTKKQAEMNAAKIAYTTMKEHMQHFYKNQLQNYARKRYLCLPEYSCECEGPPHASQFRCKVTVDGQTYESPEFFSTSKDAENAAAKVALASLVPDGAKEDNSGLYKNLLQELVQKEGFSQPVYDTKSFREGHEAIFVSTVEIREVFKGHEARTKKQAEMNAAKIAYATLKERKSGQGPLIVSPAHKGKETPEISSSSLQPNVPADLQQLVGATMNLNLCTIAERQAGEDRDW; encoded by the exons ATGGCTCCTTCCTTTGCTCAAGCCTCATCAACCCCAAAATTGACAAATGAATATGAGGTTTTCGTTAGTTTTCGTGGGGCAGATAGCCGCACAGGATTCACCAGCCATCTCTTTGCCGCTTTAGACCGCAAAACGATTAATGCCTATAAAGATGACATAAACCTCCCTAGAGGGGAAAAGATTGGGCCTGAGCTGTTAAAGGCAATTGAGACATCAAGGATTGCAGTTGTGGTGTTCTCAAAAAAGTATGCTACTTCAGGTTGGTGCTTGGATGAGTTGGTGAAGATCATGGAATGCAAAAGGGTGTTCAATCAAAGGGTGCTCCCTATTTTCTACCATGTGTCTCAACCCGAGGTGGTAGAACAGAAGGGGAATTTTGCCGAGCTCCCAAATGGCGCTGAAGACAAGAGGAACAGTTGGAGAGCTGCACTGACGGAGGCCGCAAGCTTGGCAGGCTTGCATTTGGAACCAAATCG CCCAGAGTCAGAGTTTATAGAGGAAATCGTTGAGAAGATTTTGAAAATACTAAAGGAGGAATCATCTACCTCTCCATCCCTTCGTCAGAATGATGCTCCTGGTCAACACTCTTCAGCTACCATCCCGCACAATGATGCTTCATCTGGCCTTGATCTGGAGAACTACTCCTGGACACAGACCCTTGAAGAGGTCACTTTAAATGTCACTGGAACTAAATCAAGTTCTGTTGTACGCGAGATAAAAAAGAGCCATCTGAAACTTGGACTCAAGGGCCAGCCTCCAATAATTGAT TGGGagctttttcggcctgtcaagCCTGATGATTGTTCCTGGAGGATAG AGGATCAGAGTGCCATCTCTACTCTTTTAACCCAGCACAAAATGGAGTGGCGGAAATCTATTGTGAAAGGTGATCCTGAAATCGATACTCAGAAGGTCGAACCTGAGTCCAGCAAACTATCAGACCCGGATCCAGAAACAAGGCAGACTGTTGAAAAGGTGATG gATAATTCTGGTCTCTACAAAAACCTTCTACAAGAGTTGGTTCGAAAAGAAGGGTTTCCTCTACCAGTTTATGATGCAAATAGATCTGGTGAAGGACATGAAGCAATTTTTGTTTCGACTGTGGAGATACGGGAGGTTTTTAAAGGACATGAAGCAAGGACCAAAAAGCAGGCGGAGATGAATGCAGCAAAGATTGCTTACACTACTATGAAAGAGC ATATGCAGCATTTTTACAAGAACCAGCTGCAAAATTATGCTCGAAAGAGATATCTCTGTCTACCTGAGTACTCTTGTGAATGTGAAGGCCCTCCTCATGCTAGTCAATTCAGGTGTAAGGTCACAGTTGATGGACAGACCTATGAGAGCCCAGAATTCTTTTCCACATCGAAGGATGCTGAAAATGCAGCTGCAAAAGTCGCTTTGGCATCATTGGTGCCAGATGGAGCTAAAGAG GATAATTCTGGTCTCTACAAAAACCTTCTACAAGAGTTGGTTCAAAAAGAAGGGTTTTCTCAACCAGTTTATGATACAAAGAGCTTTCGTGAAGGACATGAAGCAATTTTTGTTTCGACTGTGGAGATAAGGGAGGTTTTTAAAGGACATGAAGCAAGGACCAAAAAGCAGGCAGAGATGAATGCAGCAAAGATTGCTTACGCTACTCTGAAAGAGC GTAAGTCAGGTCAGGGCCCCTTGATTGTATCTCCTGCgcacaaaggaaaagaaactcCTGAGATCTCATCTTCTAGCTTGCAACCAAATGTCCCTGCTGATCTGCAACAGCTTGTTGGTGCTACCATGAATTTGAACCTATGCACCATTGCTGAAAGGCAAGCTGGGGAGGACAGAG ATTGGTAG
- the LOC126705564 gene encoding uncharacterized protein LOC126705564 isoform X6: MAPSFAQASSTPKLTNEYEVFVSFRGADSRTGFTSHLFAALDRKTINAYKDDINLPRGEKIGPELLKAIETSRIAVVVFSKKYATSGWCLDELVKIMECKRVFNQRVLPIFYHVSQPEVVEQKGNFAELPNGAEDKRNSWRAALTEAASLAGLHLEPNRPESEFIEEIVEKILKILKEESSTSPSLRQNDAPGQHSSATIPHNDASSGLDLENYSWTQTLEEVTLNVTGTKSSSVVREIKKSHLKLGLKGQPPIIDWELFRPVKPDDCSWRIEDQSAISTLLTQHKMEWRKSIVKGDPEIDTQKVEPESSKLSDPDPETRQTVEKVMDNSGLYKNLLQELVRKEGFPLPVYDANRSGEGHEAIFVSTVEIREVFKGHEARTKKQAEMNAAKIAYTTMKEHMQHFYKNQLQNYARKRYLCLPEYSCECEGPPHASQFRCKVTVDGQTYESPEFFSTSKDAENAAAKVALASLVPDGAKEDNSGLYKNLLQELVQKEGFSQPVYDTKSFREGHEAIFVSTVEIREVFKGHEARTKKQAEMNAAKIAYATLKERKSGQGPLIVSPAHKGKETPEISSSSLQPNVPADLQQLVGATMNLNLCTIAERQAGEDRGSYFLFRLKCTLSLGSLLNRSIGFETLQAAHLTIRMCPLCYGQPHFHRLPT; the protein is encoded by the exons ATGGCTCCTTCCTTTGCTCAAGCCTCATCAACCCCAAAATTGACAAATGAATATGAGGTTTTCGTTAGTTTTCGTGGGGCAGATAGCCGCACAGGATTCACCAGCCATCTCTTTGCCGCTTTAGACCGCAAAACGATTAATGCCTATAAAGATGACATAAACCTCCCTAGAGGGGAAAAGATTGGGCCTGAGCTGTTAAAGGCAATTGAGACATCAAGGATTGCAGTTGTGGTGTTCTCAAAAAAGTATGCTACTTCAGGTTGGTGCTTGGATGAGTTGGTGAAGATCATGGAATGCAAAAGGGTGTTCAATCAAAGGGTGCTCCCTATTTTCTACCATGTGTCTCAACCCGAGGTGGTAGAACAGAAGGGGAATTTTGCCGAGCTCCCAAATGGCGCTGAAGACAAGAGGAACAGTTGGAGAGCTGCACTGACGGAGGCCGCAAGCTTGGCAGGCTTGCATTTGGAACCAAATCG CCCAGAGTCAGAGTTTATAGAGGAAATCGTTGAGAAGATTTTGAAAATACTAAAGGAGGAATCATCTACCTCTCCATCCCTTCGTCAGAATGATGCTCCTGGTCAACACTCTTCAGCTACCATCCCGCACAATGATGCTTCATCTGGCCTTGATCTGGAGAACTACTCCTGGACACAGACCCTTGAAGAGGTCACTTTAAATGTCACTGGAACTAAATCAAGTTCTGTTGTACGCGAGATAAAAAAGAGCCATCTGAAACTTGGACTCAAGGGCCAGCCTCCAATAATTGAT TGGGagctttttcggcctgtcaagCCTGATGATTGTTCCTGGAGGATAG AGGATCAGAGTGCCATCTCTACTCTTTTAACCCAGCACAAAATGGAGTGGCGGAAATCTATTGTGAAAGGTGATCCTGAAATCGATACTCAGAAGGTCGAACCTGAGTCCAGCAAACTATCAGACCCGGATCCAGAAACAAGGCAGACTGTTGAAAAGGTGATG gATAATTCTGGTCTCTACAAAAACCTTCTACAAGAGTTGGTTCGAAAAGAAGGGTTTCCTCTACCAGTTTATGATGCAAATAGATCTGGTGAAGGACATGAAGCAATTTTTGTTTCGACTGTGGAGATACGGGAGGTTTTTAAAGGACATGAAGCAAGGACCAAAAAGCAGGCGGAGATGAATGCAGCAAAGATTGCTTACACTACTATGAAAGAGC ATATGCAGCATTTTTACAAGAACCAGCTGCAAAATTATGCTCGAAAGAGATATCTCTGTCTACCTGAGTACTCTTGTGAATGTGAAGGCCCTCCTCATGCTAGTCAATTCAGGTGTAAGGTCACAGTTGATGGACAGACCTATGAGAGCCCAGAATTCTTTTCCACATCGAAGGATGCTGAAAATGCAGCTGCAAAAGTCGCTTTGGCATCATTGGTGCCAGATGGAGCTAAAGAG GATAATTCTGGTCTCTACAAAAACCTTCTACAAGAGTTGGTTCAAAAAGAAGGGTTTTCTCAACCAGTTTATGATACAAAGAGCTTTCGTGAAGGACATGAAGCAATTTTTGTTTCGACTGTGGAGATAAGGGAGGTTTTTAAAGGACATGAAGCAAGGACCAAAAAGCAGGCAGAGATGAATGCAGCAAAGATTGCTTACGCTACTCTGAAAGAGC GTAAGTCAGGTCAGGGCCCCTTGATTGTATCTCCTGCgcacaaaggaaaagaaactcCTGAGATCTCATCTTCTAGCTTGCAACCAAATGTCCCTGCTGATCTGCAACAGCTTGTTGGTGCTACCATGAATTTGAACCTATGCACCATTGCTGAAAGGCAAGCTGGGGAGGACAGAG GTTCATACTTTTTGTTTAGGCTAAAATGCACTTTAAGTTTGGGGTCACTTCTAAATCGGTCCATTGGCTTTGAAACTTTACAAGCTGCACACTTGACTATTAGAATGTGTCCCTTATGCTATGGGCAGCCACATTTTCACCGTTTACCCACTTAA